ggaGCCCACCAGGGATCTCTAATAGGATCTCTGATGTTTGAGCGAACCATCACAAGCCCCGACCAGTTTCCCTCCAAGAGTGGGAGGAACCTTCCTCACCAGGATTTCCATGTGATCTAAATGCAAATCTTTACGTTTGTCCCGCGCGTGCCGTTTGGATTATGGGCGCAAATGAATACCCGCGATGAGAGAACATTGCTGCGTTGAGACTCGGTTGCTTCATGGTTCACCGAGGAGAAATATGCCTCCCACACATGGGTGGACGGGGATGCACGGGCACAAAAGTGGACTGCCTTCACAGCACAAATATTAGCAAAGTGATCTACCAGCAAAAAAGCACGCAGGAGTGGTTTTCTTCCGATCGGGCAGGAGCTGGTATCGTGGCATGCGAGGGCGTGAACTCCAGTCCCTGCAGCCGACCTGCACACGTGTGACAACGCCATTAATGCGGCGGCTGTTTGGGGCTCAACTGTCGCTTCCTGTGATGTTCTGCCCTCGTGCTGCTCGCATCTAGATAATGAGGAAAGTCTGCTCGCCCGATGATGTGCCGCTGCGTCGCGCACAGATGCCCTCCGGGGCCGCCGTCGCAGCCAGCGGAAGCCCGGAGCAGCGTGGCCCATTATGCGTTTCCTCATTACGGAAGCAGCGTGACTTTTGGAGCTGATGGGTGTCTTCGTGATTGCCGAGGCCTGGGGAAGTCATCACCGCCTGTGAGAATAAAATCTTTCAAGAAACAGCCATGGGCGGCTGGTGCAGGCTGCAGCACGGACCTGCTGCGGCGGTCTTAATCCTGGGAGCTGCTCCACACCAGCCCAACACCCACACGTTATGCAGCACATCTGTAGAAACGGCAGCCGCCGCGGCTCAGTTGTGCccaacaataaaagcactcGAGTGGCCGTCAAGTGAATCCTCTCATTATTTACTTCTCCTCAATTAGCTCTTTGCATTATTTACCTAATGGCGTTTGCATTATTTAGCCGACGCTTCAGCGGCTTTACATCCTCTGTAGACAATAGCGAGCCACGCGTCAGAGGACGGGACGTGACATTTATAGCAGAAAGTTGAAGATTTTCTGCGACCTGAAAATGAACATTCAACGTTTTGCCGAGTCAGCAAGTGTCTGGTTAATGTATTAGCCAACATTTCCCACAGCTCCTGATCGATGTATATGTGGCTGCCGTTGCGAGAGGTGACGAATGCCGCGCTGCGCAGGCTGATGAGGCTGATTTGTGATCTTTTCTCCAACATTGGCATTAAAAACCTATCAAATGCCAAACAGCCTTTGCTCACGAGGGGAAATCATTTCAAATAATGGAGAAATACCTCATTTAAAGAACACAATATACTTGCAAAAACTGTTATTGAGATCTACTGCATGTGTGGCAATCATAAAAAATATTATGATCATTCTAGGGAACAGTCTGTCAACATTACAGTTGGATTAGATGCGTTAGATCGAGCTCTCCAAGAGCAGCGTTGACGTTTGCATAGAAAAGTAGAGTTTTAATCTTGATATATTTGGCACAAACATAGCCAGTAAAGCTCAGCCAAGAGCAGCAGGCCTCATGTTAACTGGCAGGCTTCTGTTTGGAGTCAGCATTCGATACctaaaactaaattaaataaagtTTCTTTTGGCTGTGTTCCAAATTTCtagtctgacctttgacctcattcCATCCAGGTTTATACTGTAGTAACTGTGTCGCTTTTCACACCATTTGACACAAACTTCACCTTTATTTCAGAGTGTCTTTCTGTGACGCACATGTTGGTGAGCCAACTGACCACAATTCAACAATTCAGAGCAGgaaaaatcacaaacatttaGGACCTTAAAATGAGTCACCAGCAGTTAAAATCCACATTTCTGTTGGAGATGGTCGACAGAAACGGCTGCAAACGTGCTGCAGCCTAATATCCCCTTTAGTGAGAACCAGCAGAGTGGGCTGAGTCTGCAGTAAGAACCCTTCACAGTCCAATTAACAGCGAGAAATTTCCCCACAGTTCCTGCAGCAGCCCCCTTGCCAAATCTTACTGTGAGTATATGGGAAAATCCTCCTTCCCAACGCTTCTGCTACGCGGTTATATAACTGCTGGGGCATCAGTTACACTGGAAAGAGACACGTGCTGGGACAATTTATGACCACGTTTGCTACAGCGAGTCCCAGAAAAGCCAATTGGGCTCATGcaaaaggagagaaggagcgTATATTCTGGGAATTTGACAGGTATATTGATTCTGACATTTCAAATGGGTTGTTATGAGTGTTTCTGCACCTATCAGAGGCTGTGTGAtattacacacacgcacgatcACCTCCTCAGGTAATAGCACACCAGCAAGTCAGGGAGCGGAGGATTCACCCCTGAGATACATATGTCTCCCTGTCACGCGTGTCCCTGCATAACAGCAGCCCAACCTGATATTTTCATGCAGTGTCTGTTTGCAAGAGAAGCAGTTGTGCCACAGGAGCAGCGGTGGCACCTTCGCAGGGATCCAGTCTGTCAGCGGAGAGCCAATTATTATCCCGACCCACCGTCAATGGCACAGATTAGCCAGATTCCTCGGAAATATCAGGGAGAAGAGGTGGGCTTTCGACATAGAAGGGCACAAAAGACTACAGAAAAGGAAAGATCGATTTAATTTGAAATGTCTGTGCTGAATCTGGTTAAGGagcacatctatctatctatctatctatctatctatctatctatctatctatctatctatctatctatctatctatctatctatttatctatctatctatctatctatctatctatctatctatctatctatctatctatctatctatctatctatctatctatctatcctgcTCCAACGCTACAGTAAATCGCCAGAATAAATAGaatactgccccctgttggccagTTTTGTCACGCAAACGACTTTCTTTTGAAGAAGCCGAAAAATATATTGAGACATTTTTTGTCTGCAGCTTCACtgatggggtgggtggggtggggatgggggggttcatTATCTCCTCATTCTGCACACATTTCAAGAGTTGTAATGCTGCAGATTCCACATTCATCCCCaaaaacagcagtgctgctgtggTTGCTGAGGGTGGGACGGCTGCTCCCTGTTCTCGGTGCGTCCTCTCTGACAGTATGAAAAGAGATTATCCCCAACACCAGACACGCATCTGTGAAGCTGGGGAAGGAGGTAGGAGGTGGCTTTACTGTGTCCTCTTCAAAGACTGTTGCCGCAGGCGACCAGGAGTCTAAGACAGTCCAGGGTCAAGGTCGTGCATGCAACACAACAGAGTGTCTAAAATGACATCACCACATTGCCGGTGATGCTAAAACCATCATAATGCTCCCCTGTGGTCGTCCGTAAAGCAAATTCAAGCACCTGTTTCTCTGTCGGACAGCAGCTCTGCGTGAATCCAGGACAGAGACAGGCGCTTCACTGGGAGCAGCACATGAGTCACGCAGCATTTACCACTAACGCCACAAAATAAATGACATCACCATGACGGAATATGTGTCAGAATCTCCAGAAAATATTATGATGAACTCCCAGGGTCGGGCCTTAATCACATCAGGCAATGAGCATGTCGCTCAATTGATGAAAGTCGGccataaatgtaataaagctTCCAAGGTTATTAGAAGTGCCACAGGCCATTTTGCAGCCGCTCACACACCTCATATTGGATTATGGAGGGAAATATGATGAACCGCAGAAGTAGAACTTGTCCATTTACAAAGGACCAGGGAGGGTTTAATGGCTTGTGACATTCACACATACTAATTCTGATGGCTGCGACAAGCCGCTTGGTGAAAGACGTCCGTGTAGGAAGAGCAGTCTGTGCACCACTAATGAGCGAGAAAATGtccaaaaccaaacaaatgaTGAAACGTATTGGACTCCTGGAGGACCAATTTGGTGGTGAATAAACGCTAACAGCCACATTCAGCGGATGTTGACATCTTTACACCTGGAGCTAAACATCAAATCACgcagttgacctttgacctggccaAAGTCGTGAGGGTGAGACCATCAGAATCCTTCTTAAAGTCGTTAAAACCGCCTGGACTTGATCCGTCTGAAGGTGCCGGGATGTTGAAACAGCAGTTGTTTCTGCCCCTCAGAGGATCCCAGTCTGAGCTCCCTGACAGGCCTGCTGGGGGGCCAGGAGGAACCATTTGGTCACTTATAAgaaccctcccccctcccataGCCAGGTTGCTCCTGTAGTGGTAACAACTATCACCCTCTATCTCTCTCGCAGACACTCGGTTAATCCTCCGGCTCGTGTTCTTGCTGTGCTGCATCTTAATGGCATCTGTTAAATCACCTGTCTCTGCTGGGGGGGACTCTCTCGTCGTTGCCGCCAGCCTCCGTTGTTATTGCTCCAGCTGCCTGCCAGCTCCCGTTTCCGCTCACCATCTCCCCGCATCATTACGGAAAGCTCTGCTCTAAGCCCCCCAAATCTCCGTGTCTCCTCGTTCTTTTTATCTCCAACCAACGGCTCTGAAGAGGATTTTACATAATAATCCTCTTCACAATCCTCCTATTACCCCTCCCTTCATACAAGCTTTTCTTATTATATTGTATCTCGTTAAAACAATCAATTTACAGGCAAAGAACAATTGGAATAAAACAATATAGGGAACGTTGGTGCTCAAAATGTGTATGAGGCGTCCCTCTTGTTCAAGCCTGATGCTTCACGTCTCCTAATTACAGGATCCTGGAAGGATCCAATCCATGATGAGAAGTCAGTCAGACTCGTCCAGGCAGGCACATGTCGGGCACGGCGCTTCATTAGAGCGGCCCCCGCCTCATTTTCCTGCACAGGTTCGCTTTGATTAGTCTTTTTTTAGCGAAACGCTTCTTCTTTCTCACCCGTAGCCGAGCAGGATTCAACGACGTggaagcaggaggagacggagTGGGAAAATGGTGAAGCGaacccagaaaaacaacagcaccAGATGAAAGCGTTGCTGCAGCAGAATGAGGTTGAGGCAGAATTTAATTCGGGTGATGAATGTGGAAACATCGTCCTCACCTGCTGCGgggaaatgaaaatggaaataaagcaaaagaaaatgtaaaaaagaaaaagaaaaaactttatGCAACAGCTGTTAGAATCAGGACAGCCAGAGCCCTTGGCGGGccgcagtggcaggaaaaaaacttgcttttaacagggagaaaccctgAGTAGGACCATGGGGAGGGGGacacaaacatcacagaaaATTCATGGAAAAATGAGATTGGGAATTCAAAACGTTATTTTCAGATATTCAAGACAAATGTTGAACTGGTGGGCTATAAAATAAGCTGAATGTTACATTTTTATTGTGCTGTTGCTGTTTTATTAAGACCAACGGCTTTATACTGTGAGGAAACATAAAGATTCACAGGACTAATAGAGAAAAACAGGAGTCATGTCCGTAACACTGTAAAAGTATTTTACTTATAAAATTCTATGTTTAATACAGGTTAAATCAGGATCAGTTTAAGAAATATCTTAACCTCTGCATGTAATTATACATCACTTTTCATCACAAAATTTTGCTTCCAAAAAACCTTATCAGATGGGTTGATGTTGATTGTAGCCAGTCTCACAAAGTCTTCCGTGGATGAACGGTTGCCGTTCCCGTCGACCCTCCTACGGCGAAGCAGCTTCATGAATAAAAGAGGAGCGGGTGCTGTCCAGGGTGCTGAACGCCCAGCCTGATCtttcagtgtgtgagtgtgtgcctgtgtgtgtgagtggagggaatGGTGTGTCAACTCTCAGCAGAGAACTTATTCATCTCCTAATAAGCCAAAGCCCTCCTCCACCGAAATGGCCAACGTCAACCCGGACCTGCTCCCGGCTCAGGAGGCCGCCAAAATCTACCACACCAACTACGTGAGGAACTCGCGAGCCATCGGCGTCATGTGGGCCGTGTTCACCATCTGCTTGGCCATCATCACTGTGGTGGTCTTCATCCAGCCCTTCTGGATCGGGGACAGCGTCAGCACCCCTCAGGCCGGCTACTTTGGCCTCTTCCACTACTGCATCGGCAACGCCCTCACGTCCGAGCTCACCTGCAAAGGCAGCATTCTGGACTTCGCCTCCATCCCTTCCCCTGCCTTCAGGACCGCCATGTTCTTTGTGGGCACCTCCATGCTCCTGGTGGTGGGAACCATGGTCTGCTTCagtttgttcttcttctgcaaTGCTGGGAGCGTCTACAAGATCTGTGCGTGGATGCAGCTGGCCTCAGGTGAGCAAGGTCATTACAATCCACCTCAGAGTTGTTCCTCACACACCCTGAGAATGTGCTATGGACAAATATCATATCAAACCTTACTGAAGCAGGAACCTGTGCGGGAACTGTGTCTGGTGATGATCTCATTCTTTCAGGAGTCACCGACTCACTTCTCTGGTTTCAGAACGATGCTTGTTTGACGTGGACGCGTTAATCTTTACTGGGAGACCAGTAAGGGCTCCGGTTTCGGACTCCTGACACCTCTGGTGGTGAATCATTCATATGAAACATGATCAGGTGTCGTTAGCAGATCCAAACATGAGACCCGGCGCAGCAGAGCCGAGGTGCAGCCTCACTACACGTGAAGCAAGTTAATGCGGATCACATCAAGACTTAAAGCTTTGAGAAAATCTAATctcatcagctcctccttgaGTCTGAGTGGAAATGTTCCCCTAAAAAGACCCTGACCTTGTGTTTGACTAAATGAGGTGAACTTCAGGCTGCAcggccttgacctctgacctgccaAATTTAACGAGGCTATGGTTAGTTCAGCGTGGGCATTTGTGGAGTATTTAAGGAATGTAGTGAAACATAGctgttgtttagggttagggttagggttagggttagggttagggttagagatgGAGCTTTTGGTACTTTTCATGTGTGATCACTCACCATAAAAAGgtggtcttgttctgggagtggGAGTCTGGGGTtttgcaggtcaaaggtcactgcacTGGAGAGGCCCAATTAGCTAACTGTGGTATAAATAAGTCATTTTCGGAGGAGGAACACGGTGCTTGAGTCCTGTTATTTTAAGGTCAATCCATTTACATTGAAATTACTATTTGGTaattaaatttgtttttgaaaagcACATtcgcatttaaaaaaaaagtttttacaCTTTGGATGGCAGTTTACTGAAGTCTGGTGGAACCTTTAGGAGTTGAagagcatttaaaaataaagcacttttagagcagcacatcaggcaaacagcagctgtgaggcttctttgctctgctgcaccataaataaacaaaaccttTCACACTTAAACGGCGGATGGAGCCTCAATTGGCACAGGGGTCTCGGAAAAGCCTCCACGGCTATTGTTCGGCAAAGTAGGAGCACACAAGGGCTAATTACTGCCAGGCTTACTGCCCGTGTTCGTCCCCCGCAGCCgtgttgatggtgatgggtTGCATGATCTACCCGGACGGCTGGGACTCTCCGGAGGTGAAGAGGATGTGCGGCCAGAGGACGGACAAGTACAGCCTGGGGAACTGCACGGTGCGCTGGGCTTACATCCTGGCCATTATCAGCATCCTGGACTCGCTCCTGCTGGCGTTTCTCTCCTTCACCCTCGGCAACCGCCAGGACAAACTGCTGCCGGATGACTTTGAGGTGGAGGGACAAGGTAAGGATCAGCAGGCACACGAAGGCTCGGCTGGCTTCAGAGTGCATCGGCCCCTGCACGAACCTCCCATGTATTGAGAGGGTTGTTAACAAAGGTCACCTGTGAGAAATACCTGTTTTTGCGTTTATTTTCCTGAtttggggtttttattttttcttcccAGAAAACTCCTGAAGACGCCTGAGCTCCCAACAGGAAGAGAGATTTTTATTCCGTGcgtgacattttaaaaaatgaagccTGACACGGTTCTCGTTGTGTCGTATGaacatcagttttattttatggtGCGTTTTACACTTTTGTAAACCGTTAGCTCACGTAAAGTCGGTGTGGTTGAACCCATCACAGGTgtgtttatcttttttttttgttcgttTGTTTAGATCGCAACAGATAGATTAGTTCAACATGATCAATTTATGACAGCATTACATCAGATCTCACCATTTCTAGTTGGAACATTACCAGTTCATACATACAACTGAACTCGAACGCTTTATTAAAACACAGCTACCCAGCTAAATATCTTAGCTAAGATATAAGATTTGTTAAAAACTGTACATAACTGTAATATACATAAAGGCAAACTCTTTGGTACAGATATATacagtttattttcttttttttttcctttaaattggGCTCATTAACATGTTCACTGTTGGAAACATTATATTCCTGAATTGTAtaaggtgtgtaagactaccaTCTTCCatgagaatgaaaaaaaaaagaaaataatcagtAACTGTAATAAACTAACCACACTAAAACATCAGGTGACAGCGCGTTTGTTGGCCGAGACAATGTGACCATTGTTGTCAGAGAGCCCCGGCTGGAAAATGCTGTTACACCAGTCAGTGTAAATGT
This genomic window from Takifugu rubripes chromosome 3, fTakRub1.2, whole genome shotgun sequence contains:
- the lhfpl5b gene encoding LHFPL tetraspan subfamily member 5b, whose amino-acid sequence is AAAAAAAAALLPAQEAAKIYHTNYVRNSRAIGVMWAVFTICLAIITVVVFIQPFWIGDSVSTPQAGYFGLFHYCIGNALTSELTCKGSILDFASIPSPAFRTAMFFVGTSMLLVVGTMVCFSLFFFCNAGSVYKICAWMQLASAVLMVMGCMIYPDGWDSPEVKRMCGQRTDKYSLGNCTVRWAYILAIISILDSLLLAFLSFTLGNRQDKLLPDDFEVEGQENS